A section of the Candidatus Saganbacteria bacterium genome encodes:
- a CDS encoding virulence protein, whose translation MNDKQLIIYQSPVGALELRADAGSETIWATQIQIVQLYDVDQSVVSRHIHNIFKYGEVDKKRNMQKMHIAKSDKPVALYSLDVILAVGDGLSSVGLRYLFG comes from the coding sequence ATGAACGATAAACAACTTATTATCTATCAAAGCCCCGTTGGAGCTCTTGAATTGAGGGCTGATGCGGGGAGTGAAACAATTTGGGCGACTCAAATCCAAATTGTTCAGCTGTATGATGTTGACCAATCGGTTGTTTCAAGGCATATTCATAATATTTTTAAATATGGGGAAGTTGACAAAAAAAGGAATATGCAAAAAATGCATATTGCAAAATCCGACAAGCCAGTCGCCTTGTATTCTTTGGATGTGATCTTGGCCGTTGGCGACGGATTGTCGTCAGTTGGGCTACGGTATTTATTTGGCTGA
- a CDS encoding immune inhibitor A, with amino-acid sequence MRKEILFSFVLMGMAIFFAGCSTAPASQANKPILQSVLISPEAVAPNSFILFSVNALDSDGNKLFYKIGTGETLALAQNKKIVFQAPSQAGTSEMDFIITNGREDVYKKVKICVDSGLPSSTIKYGRATLPLGKSFDFFNGTVVDRYYGDMDYLMNYSSHALYFDGDRNGSTVYVFDGGLVDLTYFNPEVKDLSQVVEKYSGSYYSIGYNRADEGEYKLKIGDVYCILLKYSNNFFGKIKIISIDAENIVFDYAFQKTPDEIRFYDYAPSTLVNSSMSAPLGLVGTVENTTASISWGSNNEPNLMGYQIYRSISSESGFAKIRTVGLTNEAVDAGLGNDKTYYYKIKAINNVYTESDYSNEICITTESSTASTTTSTSTTTTTTTSTTSTTIPNFTDNAESGLDKWNVSGFSVSNAAVHSGSSSFYSGAGNNLNNTLTIKNPIVIASTTETLSFWTYYRSEVSYDNLIIELSENGSSWTIANFYSGSQLSWIQKSINLSSYAGKTIYLRFRYKTDGYIYYDGFYIDDIAIEG; translated from the coding sequence ATGAGGAAAGAAATACTTTTTAGTTTCGTTCTAATGGGAATGGCTATCTTCTTTGCTGGATGCTCAACGGCACCGGCATCTCAAGCAAATAAGCCAATTTTGCAGTCGGTTCTTATTTCTCCCGAAGCCGTAGCCCCAAATAGCTTTATTTTGTTCTCGGTAAATGCGCTAGATTCGGATGGAAACAAACTATTCTATAAGATCGGGACAGGAGAAACCTTGGCATTGGCGCAGAATAAGAAAATTGTTTTTCAAGCTCCGAGCCAAGCGGGGACGTCGGAAATGGATTTTATAATTACAAATGGGCGAGAAGATGTTTATAAAAAAGTAAAAATATGTGTTGACAGCGGGCTGCCTTCGAGCACAATAAAATATGGCAGAGCAACGTTGCCATTGGGAAAGAGCTTCGATTTTTTCAATGGAACTGTTGTAGATCGATATTATGGGGATATGGATTATTTAATGAATTATTCTTCGCACGCTTTATATTTTGACGGGGATCGCAATGGCTCGACAGTATATGTTTTTGATGGCGGGTTAGTCGACTTAACCTATTTCAATCCCGAAGTAAAAGACCTAAGCCAGGTAGTAGAAAAGTATAGCGGGTCATATTATTCGATAGGATACAACAGAGCCGACGAAGGAGAATATAAGCTTAAAATCGGAGATGTCTATTGTATTTTATTGAAATATTCAAACAATTTCTTTGGCAAGATTAAAATTATCAGCATTGATGCCGAGAACATTGTTTTTGATTATGCTTTCCAAAAAACTCCGGACGAAATAAGATTTTATGATTATGCGCCAAGCACTCTGGTTAATTCTTCTATGTCTGCGCCTCTAGGATTGGTTGGTACAGTTGAAAATACTACCGCATCCATAAGCTGGGGATCAAATAATGAGCCTAATCTCATGGGATATCAAATTTATAGAAGCATTTCTAGTGAGAGTGGCTTTGCAAAAATAAGGACCGTTGGGCTAACCAATGAGGCCGTAGATGCTGGATTAGGCAACGACAAAACCTACTATTATAAGATAAAGGCTATTAATAATGTTTATACCGAAAGTGATTATTCAAACGAAATTTGCATCACAACTGAAAGCAGTACAGCTTCGACTACCACATCTACTTCTACGACCACGACAACAACCACAAGCACTACTTCGACGACAATTCCGAATTTTACTGATAATGCAGAAAGTGGCTTAGACAAATGGAATGTTTCGGGATTTTCGGTTTCGAACGCTGCTGTCCATAGCGGAAGTTCGAGTTTTTATTCTGGGGCGGGCAACAATCTGAATAATACACTCACTATTAAAAACCCGATCGTTATAGCCTCAACAACAGAAACATTAAGTTTTTGGACATACTATCGCTCGGAAGTCAGTTACGATAATTTGATAATAGAATTATCCGAAAATGGGTCAAGCTGGACAATCGCGAATTTTTATAGCGGCAGTCAATTATCCTGGATACAAAAAAGCATTAATCTTTCTTCATATGCAGGCAAAACAATTTACTTAAGATTTCGATATAAGACCGATGGATATATTTATTATGATGGATTCTATATAGATGATATCGCTATTGAAGGGTAA